In one window of Cellulophaga sp. HaHa_2_95 DNA:
- a CDS encoding TlpA disulfide reductase family protein — translation MRKVILGLFATALLVSCNSNPDGFSIEATVNGEIENGTKVFLKKINEVNQPVDVDTTTVENGKFVFKGTADSLDLQYIFIDKLQGNIPVMIEKGTIDVVFQKDSLGFAKVEGTEQNELFGKFLDNSRSFSKRAMSMRSDFEKARASGDLATQEALQAESMEMQEQAKNFELTYIKENPNAYVSVLILERVLMSKGLAEDEISKIYEAFTPEIKATATAKRIEKQLSLTKSTAIGSKAPDFSAPTPDGKQLALKDALGKVTIVDFWAGWCRPCRAENPNLVRVYNKYKESGLSILGVSLDKTKEEWTTAIAADSLTWNHVSNVQYFDEIAKLYNVRAIPAMFILDENGVIIAKDLRGPELESKIAELMGNI, via the coding sequence ATGAGAAAAGTAATATTAGGATTATTTGCCACTGCCCTATTAGTATCTTGTAATAGTAATCCTGACGGATTTTCTATTGAAGCTACAGTCAATGGAGAGATAGAAAATGGAACAAAAGTATTTCTTAAAAAAATAAACGAAGTAAACCAACCTGTAGATGTAGATACGACTACAGTAGAAAATGGAAAGTTTGTTTTTAAGGGTACAGCAGATTCTTTAGACTTACAATATATTTTCATAGATAAACTTCAGGGTAATATTCCTGTAATGATTGAGAAAGGAACTATTGATGTCGTTTTTCAAAAAGATAGCTTAGGTTTTGCTAAAGTTGAAGGAACGGAGCAAAATGAATTGTTTGGTAAATTCTTAGACAATAGTAGATCATTCTCTAAGAGAGCAATGTCTATGCGAAGTGATTTTGAAAAAGCGAGAGCTTCCGGAGATCTTGCGACACAAGAAGCGTTACAGGCAGAAAGCATGGAAATGCAAGAACAAGCTAAGAATTTTGAACTTACGTATATCAAAGAGAACCCGAATGCGTATGTTTCTGTCTTAATTTTAGAGCGCGTATTAATGAGTAAGGGGTTAGCTGAAGATGAGATTTCTAAAATCTATGAGGCATTTACTCCAGAAATTAAAGCTACTGCTACCGCAAAAAGAATAGAAAAACAATTATCGCTTACGAAAAGTACAGCGATAGGTTCTAAAGCTCCTGATTTTTCTGCGCCAACTCCTGATGGAAAACAATTGGCTTTGAAAGATGCTTTAGGAAAAGTTACTATCGTAGATTTTTGGGCTGGATGGTGTAGACCATGTAGAGCAGAAAATCCTAACTTGGTGCGTGTTTACAATAAGTATAAAGAAAGCGGATTAAGTATTCTAGGGGTGTCTTTAGATAAAACAAAAGAAGAATGGACAACTGCTATTGCTGCAGATAGCTTAACATGGAACCATGTTTCTAATGTTCAATATTTTGATGAAATTGCTAAATTGTACAATGTAAGAGCTATTCCTGCAATGTTCATTTTAGATGAAAATGGTGTAATTATCGCAAAAGACTTAAGAGGTCCAGAATTAGAAAGTAAGATTGCTGAACTTATGGGGAATATCTAA
- a CDS encoding rhomboid family intramembrane serine protease — MDSIDLVTVGIIAINLLVSIKGFNDVNFFDRYKFSVGAIKAGQKERMFSSGFLHVDFSHLFFNMFTLFFFAPIVIAWLGAVKFVIIYVISLIAGSLLSMVFHKDEDYYTAVGASGAVTGILYAAILLDPWMQINFIIPGWVFGIGYLIYSIYGMKSRLGNIGHTAHFGGAVGGYATTLILMPGLALQDPLMVGLLAIPIIALFVLQKLGKI, encoded by the coding sequence TATTGGTTTCCATAAAAGGATTCAATGATGTTAATTTTTTTGACCGCTATAAATTTAGCGTAGGTGCTATAAAAGCAGGACAAAAAGAACGGATGTTTTCTTCTGGGTTTTTACATGTAGACTTTTCGCATTTATTTTTTAACATGTTCACCTTGTTCTTTTTTGCACCCATCGTAATCGCATGGTTGGGAGCTGTAAAGTTTGTAATTATTTATGTGATTAGCTTAATTGCAGGTAGTTTACTATCCATGGTATTTCATAAGGATGAAGATTATTACACAGCTGTTGGAGCAAGTGGAGCTGTAACAGGAATTTTATATGCTGCTATTTTATTAGATCCTTGGATGCAAATAAATTTTATTATTCCAGGTTGGGTTTTTGGAATAGGCTATCTTATCTATTCTATTTATGGAATGAAGAGTAGACTAGGTAATATTGGACACACCGCTCATTTTGGTGGTGCCGTTGGTGGGTATGCTACAACCTTAATACTCATGCCAGGCCTAGCACTGCAAGATCCTTTGATGGTAGGATTGCTCGCTATTCCTATTATTGCCTTGTTTGTGCTTCAGAAGTTGGGAAAAATTTAG